A stretch of DNA from Rheinheimera sp. MMS21-TC3:
GTGGCGCTGCCGTTTTACAATTGCATCACCAGCCAATTGTCGCACATCAACGGTTATTACCCTTATTAGTATTGCAACGCTTTTATATAGATGTAGAAGTAGTAGCACGAGATTTAGGAATTGATCCAGATGCGCCTGTAGGTCTAAATAAAGTAACAAAAACACTATAGCGCAATCAGAACACAAAAGTAGGGGACTCGTTATGACAGAGCAAATAAGCGTAAGCAGGTTATTTGATGGTACCTATTGGTTAGAAAATATTACAGTCACTATTGCTGAAGGTATCATTCAAGCTATTACCCCAGCAAGAGCTGACATTACAGATGGCATCTTAGTACCAGGCTTTATTGATGTTCAAGTCAATGGCGGTGGTGGTGTTTTATTTAATACGGCACCTAACTTACAAACCTTAGCAACTATGCAGCAGGCGCATGCTCGCTTTGGTACTACTGCTTTTTTACCAACGGTCATTACAGATAACCTAGAGTTGATGCAGCAAGCAGCAGAAACTGTGGCGCAAGCAGTAGCCACGGAGCACTCAGGTGTGCTTGGTATTCATTTTGAAGGGCCGCACTTAGCGGTAGCTAAAAAAGGTATCCATTCAGAACAGTATATTCGGCCTATATCTGCAGCTGAAATGGCTATTTATAGTCGGACAGATTTAGGTATTAAATTACTAACAGTAGCGCCTGAAACAGTTAGCCCAGAGCAAATTGCTGAGCTTGTCGCTTTAAATGTGATTGTTTGTTTAGGTCACTCTAATGCTGATGTCGAAACTGTTCAGGCCGCCTTAGCCGCTGGAGCAAGTGGCTTTACCCATTTATATAATGCTATGTCAGGCTTAGCTTCTCGTGCTCCAGGCATGGTAGGTGCTGCTTTGGCTGATGAGAACTCATGGTGTGGCCTAATTTTAGATGGTCAGCATTTGCATCCGGTTGCGGCTAAAGTTGCATTAGCAGCTAAGCCAAAAGGGAAGGTTTTTTTAGTCACAGATGCCATGTCACCTGTGGGGAGTGCAGAAACTGAGTTCACTTTTTTTGCAGATTTAATTAGCCGTGAGGGTAATAAGCTTAGTAACACTCAAGGTCAACTTGCAGGTTCAGTGCTGGATATGATTTCAGCGGTCAATTATGCAATTAATGTTTTAGGGTTATCAAAAGAAGAAGCGCTAAATATGGCTTCTCTTTATCCAGCACAATTGCTACAAAGCCAGCAGCATGGTCGAATTGAAGTAGGCTATCGGGCTGACTTATTATTAATTGATGAGAAAAATACCGTGTTAACCAACTGGGTAGGTGGCAAGGTGGTATATCAGCACAGCTCAAGCTAAGCGGTGTTATTAAGTATGCTTAGCTGCGAGTGTTAAGCTTAATTTTTTGCTTGCAGTAAGCGTGCTTTCAGGGCAATTTCAACATGTGAAGGAACAAAACTAGACACATCACCGCCATGACGACAAACTTCTTTGACTAAGGTAGAAGAAATAAAAGTGTTTTTCTCTGATGGCGTCATAAATAAGCTATCTAATGCTGGGTTCAGTTGGCGGTTCATACTAGCAAGTTGAAATTCGTACTCAAAATCTGCCACTGCGCGGACACCCCGTAATAATACTTGGGCATTTTGTTCATGTGCAAACTGGGCTAATAAGCCAGAAAAGCCAATTACAGCTACATTTTTAATATCAACAAATTCTTGTTTCGCTAAAGCGACACGGTCTTCTAAGCTAAAAAGTGGCTGTTTGCTAGGGTTAGAGGCAACA
This window harbors:
- the nagA gene encoding N-acetylglucosamine-6-phosphate deacetylase yields the protein MTEQISVSRLFDGTYWLENITVTIAEGIIQAITPARADITDGILVPGFIDVQVNGGGGVLFNTAPNLQTLATMQQAHARFGTTAFLPTVITDNLELMQQAAETVAQAVATEHSGVLGIHFEGPHLAVAKKGIHSEQYIRPISAAEMAIYSRTDLGIKLLTVAPETVSPEQIAELVALNVIVCLGHSNADVETVQAALAAGASGFTHLYNAMSGLASRAPGMVGAALADENSWCGLILDGQHLHPVAAKVALAAKPKGKVFLVTDAMSPVGSAETEFTFFADLISREGNKLSNTQGQLAGSVLDMISAVNYAINVLGLSKEEALNMASLYPAQLLQSQQHGRIEVGYRADLLLIDEKNTVLTNWVGGKVVYQHSSS
- the coaD gene encoding pantetheine-phosphate adenylyltransferase, which codes for MKIKAIYPGTFDPLTNGHIDIVQRAARMFDQVIVGVASNPSKQPLFSLEDRVALAKQEFVDIKNVAVIGFSGLLAQFAHEQNAQVLLRGVRAVADFEYEFQLASMNRQLNPALDSLFMTPSEKNTFISSTLVKEVCRHGGDVSSFVPSHVEIALKARLLQAKN